The Brevundimonas vesicularis genome includes the window CTTCCATTCACCCCGTCTCATCGCCGCCCACGCGCGCCTGCCCGAGGCGGTGAAGGCGGCCTGGGCTTGGTGGTCGCTGCCTTCGCCGTCGCAGCGCAATCCGGACCTGGCGGCCATTCTGGAGCCGGACGACGCCGTCAACTGGCTGGACGATGCGGACGCCATCCTGGCCCTGGCCGCGCCGCTGCACCGCGCCCGGATCGCGTCGGCCCTGGCCTCTGGACAGCGTTGCGTCGGCGCCGCCTATCGCCGGGTGCGGACCGAGAACGGCCGCAAGGTCCAGCGTCTGGAAATCCGGTTCGATGGTCTGGCCGGATGCCTGAGGACGCCGGCCGGCGGCTCGTCGCGTCAATATGTGGTGGTGTGCGATCGGGGCTTGGCGCGGGTTCGGCGGCTGACCGGGCGCGAGGCCGCGCGGCTGATGGGCGTGTCTGACGACTATCGCCTGCCGTCGAGCGAAAGCGCGGCGCTGAAGCTGATGGGCGACGCGGTCGCCGTGCCGGTGGTCAGGGCGTTGGCTGATGGGCTGTTGCTGCCCGCGCTGGTGGATCGACGCGCCGCCGCCTGACGCCGTCACTGATCGCCAGATAAAAACACCCCCCGGGATATCGCCCGAGGGGTGGGAAACATGCGGTAGTTAGCGCTGGACCCACTGGCCCTGGGCGTTG containing:
- a CDS encoding DNA cytosine methyltransferase, encoding MSIRPTAFEFFAGGGLAGLGLSAAGIDTVLANDMDAAKARAFKANHPHTPFRQGDVWTLTVDDLPGRPDMAWASSPCQDVSLAGARGGLEAGRSGAFWGFWRLMQGLAAEGRSPRVIVLENVIGLLTSGQGRDFSAVCTAMVEAGYTVGALEMDAAHWLPQSRPRLFVVAIQGEATPAAGPTQPFHSPRLIAAHARLPEAVKAAWAWWSLPSPSQRNPDLAAILEPDDAVNWLDDADAILALAAPLHRARIASALASGQRCVGAAYRRVRTENGRKVQRLEIRFDGLAGCLRTPAGGSSRQYVVVCDRGLARVRRLTGREAARLMGVSDDYRLPSSESAALKLMGDAVAVPVVRALADGLLLPALVDRRAAA